AActgaagaaatgtaaaatgtgagttGGTCTGATTTGACAAAGTTGATCCCAACACTACACACCCCTCTGTCCTCAAGATAAACAGGAAAGCTCTTTCTCACAGATCCAGTTCTTCTTCTGATCATTATATCTGCTCGTTGTCCAATTTCCTTGTTTATCGCAGCATGCTGCAGTGTAATAATAGTTGTTGTGCGGGTGTCCTGATGCCCAGAACCTGgaggagaaataaaatgttgtcacTCCTGATTATTTTCAATTTGAAGTAAGatgttggattttatttgaaatatttttattgacagtaataaatgacaattaCATTTTCAATAACGTGTTTAGCTTAGTAAATTAATAAGATGTGaagtatttttttcatttgttttcataattttaaaaacttattttaGTAACAAAATGAATTGTGAAGGAaactaaaaactttaaaagcATCTCACTTTAGTGTCAGCGGTGAGTCGTCCACCCATTTCCATCCTGTTTGTTGTGTGAACTGTAGACCAATCCAGGAGTCTCCATCCTTGTTCAGCTCAGTGACACATTTCTAGTAGTTGACAAGAGACAATAATCATTTCTCTGTTCATAATTCAGTAATTCTATTGTGGTACATGTGTGATGTCTGAAAAGtctgaaggaaaaagaaaatctgtggCAACTTTTCAGTTCATCAGTGGTGCATAAATCAGAAACACTCAGAGGACTGATGGAATTCAGCTGgtgtcttttgtgctgtgtgctaGAGACAGGGCGTTCTTACTGTGCACTGTCTTACTGTGCTCCCTCACTCTGCTGTGTGTCCTACCTCTGCCCAACAGCACAAATGTTTGCTTAGACACACTCAGGTCCTTCTGTTGAGCCCAGGCAGTCAGATACAGAGaggagcacatacacacagagctAGAGAGCTTTTACACTGTGGTCTGAACTTTACGTGTCtatatagaatatatatttGTGGCAATGCGTCGTCATAGGAAGCCGACTGGCTGCAGGTCAAAAACAGAAGTAACAGATCACTGGCAGCTACATCTAAGATCACACACTCagtaacaaacacactcacctgTTCCTCTTTGTTGTTTATGATCACCAGATGTGCTCCTCTACTTTGACAGTCTCTTCTGCTTTAATACCAAGTTTTCGTCTCATTGGATTTAAAGTAACAGCTGAATCCAAATCTCTTCCATCCTTCAGGACAACACTTCCCTTCATGTCAAATGAGTGTTAAAAGATGGATTTCATGTCATTCATTGTTAAATTGATAAAACTTGACTTTCTTCTTAAATATCTTTCTTGCCTGCCACTTGTTGTTTACTCTATAAATACACTCAGGTTTTGTCTCATttgtaacataaataaacagagaaaacagttcaACAGCATAAAAgaattataatttaaaatcaatgGCAAAGTCAAGTTATATCAAGTGAACTGGTGTGATGCTGGTGTTCACTATtagtttttaaacttttctcaCCANNNNNNNNNNNNNNNNNNNNTGgtgtcttttgtgctgtgtgctaGAGACAGGGCGTTCTTACTGTGCACTGTCTTACTGTGCTCCCTCACTCTGCTGTGTGTCCTACCTCTGCCCAACAGCACAAATGCTTGCTTACACACACTCAGGTCCTTCTGTTGAGCCCAGGCAGTCAGATACAGAGaggagcacatacacacagagctAGAGAGCTTTTACACTGTGGTCTGAACTTTACGTGTCTATATAGAGTATATATTTGTGGCAATGCGTCGTCATAGGAAGCCGACTGGCTGCAGGTCAAAAACAGAAGTAACAGATCACTGGCAGCTACATCTAAGATCACACACTCagtaacaaacacactcacctgTTCCTCTTTGTTGTTTATGATCACCAGATGTGCTCCTTTCCTTTGACAGTCACTTCTGCTGTCAGACCAAGTTTTCTCCTCATTGAATTTAAAGTAACAGCTGAATCCAAATCTCTTCCATCCTTCAGGACAACACTTCCCTTCATGTCAAATGAGTGTTAAAAGATGGATTTCATGTCATTCATTGTTAAATTGATAAAACTTGTTGTTTG
The sequence above is a segment of the Micropterus dolomieu isolate WLL.071019.BEF.003 ecotype Adirondacks unplaced genomic scaffold, ASM2129224v1 contig_14827, whole genome shotgun sequence genome. Coding sequences within it:
- the LOC123967026 gene encoding C-type lectin domain family 6 member A-like, with the translated sequence FIVNELVLLRCFLCCFSTVTLEKDQQQTRYDKLNKNYSEQQGQLLGKCCPEGWKRFGFSCYFKFNEEKTWSDSRSDCQRKGAHLVIINNKEEQKCVTELNKDGDSWIGLQFTQQTGWKWVDDSPLTLKFWASGHPHNNYYYTAACCDKQGNWTTSRYNDQKKNWICEKELSCLS